From the genome of Polyodon spathula isolate WHYD16114869_AA chromosome 14, ASM1765450v1, whole genome shotgun sequence, one region includes:
- the LOC121327214 gene encoding extracellular calcium-sensing receptor-like, translated as MLLMAVILTALLTRADEPVCSLRGTPNLPQFSKDGDITIGGIFQLHDNLVDAKPAFKGQPEPRKCKDVTFTELQFAQTLIFATEEINNRTDILPGISLGYKIYDDCSSIALAIRAGMALVNEQEEKLYSNKSCTKPSTVLAIIGPSSSSATIGIATTIRAFHIPVISHFATCECLSNRNKYPSFFRTIPSDYYQSRALAQLVKHFGWTWIGAIRNDDDYGNSGMATFVKAAQEEGVCIEYSEAIYRTSPRDKLIKTVDVIKKSSSKVIVAFTSYTDLDILVKELLLQNVTGFQWIGTEAWISDTKDLAAGESFRVLGGALGFTVTNAVITGLEEFLLNVRPSDTPGNSGLKDFWETVFSCTLTTQDKTASVNPCTGSENLAEVMNHYTDVTDLRNAYDVYKAVYAVAHSLHDLLACKSGQGPFAGKTCANKKKIEPWQVVHYLKNVNFTTKNGENVYFDENGDPTARYALVNLQRNKESITHCVTVGLYDASLPEGQQFIMNNVSIVWAGGQDKAPKSVCSESCPPGTRKAVQKGKPVCCFDCIPCAEGEISNQTDAIDCMKCHLEYRSNNQKNQCILKATEFLSFGEIMGMLLMILSLIGACLTTAIAIVFFQFRDTPIVKANNSELSFLLLFSLALCFLCSLTFIGQPSEWSCMLRHTAFGITFVLCISCVLGKTIVVLMAFRSILPGNNMMKWFGPVQQRLTLFAFTFIQALICTLWLIISPPFPNKNMNSFKDRIILECDLGSAAAFYAVLGYIGFLAAMCFVLAFLARNLPDNFNEAKYITFSMLIFCAVWITFIPAYISSPGKYTVAVEIFAILASSFGLLFCIFAPKCYIILFKPEKNTKKHLMGKGPSKSL; from the exons ATGCTACTCATGGCAGTAATATTAACTGCTCTTTTAACAAGGGCAGATGAGCCTGTTTGCAGTTTGCGAGGCACACCAAATTTGCCTCAGTTTTCAAAGGATGGAGACATTACAATTGGGGGAATCTTTCAATTACATGACAATCTTGTAGATGCCAAACCTGCCTTTAAAGGACAGCCTGAACCACGAAAATGCAAAGA TGTAACATTCACAGAACTCCAATTTGCTCAAACTCTGATCTTTGCCACcgaagaaataaacaacaggacAGATATACTCCCTGGTATATCACTGGGTTATAAGATATATGATGACTGTAGTTCCATAGCTTTGGCTATAAGGGCAGGGATGGCTTTAGTGAATGAACAGGAAGAAAAGCTGTACTCTAACAAATCCTGTACCAAACCATCTACTGTACTTGCCATAATAGGACCCTCTAGTTCTTCAGCAACTATAGGAATTGCGACAACAATAAGAGCTTTTCACATACCAGTG ATTAGTCACTTTGCAACCTGTGAATGTTTGAGTAACAGGAATAAGTACCCTTCGTTTTTCAGAACCATACCAAGTGATTATTATCAAAGCAGAGCCCTGGCACAGCTTGTGAAGCATTTTGGATGGACTTGGATTGGGGCTATTAGAAATGATGATGACTATGGCAACTCAGGAATGGCTACCTTTGTGAAAGCAGCCCAAGAGGAGGGGGTTTGCATTGAATATTCAGAGGCTATTTACAGAACAAGTCCAAGAGATAAACTAATTAAAACTGTAGATGTTATAAAAAAGTCATCTTCAAAGGTTATTGTAGCTTTCACTTCTTATACAGATTTAGACATTCTGGTTAAAGAACTGTTGCTTCAGAATGTTACTGGTTTTCAGTGGATAGGCACTGAAGCTTGGATTTCTGACACAAAAGACCTTGCAGCAGGAGAAAGTTTCAGAGTTCTGGGTGGGGCACTGGGTTTCACAGTCACTAATGCAGTAATTACAGGTTTGGAGGAGTTTTTACTGAATGTCCGTCCATCTGACACCCCTGGGAATTCAGGCTTAAAAGATTTTTGGGAAACTGTTTTCAGTTGCACCCTGACTACCCAAGACAAGACTGCATCGGTTAATCCATGTACAGGGTCTGAGAATTTAGCAGAGGTAATGAATCATTACACTGATGTAACTGATCTAAGAAATGCCTATGATGTATATAAAGCTGTGTATGCTGTAGCCCATTCACTACACGATCTGCTTGCATGCAAAAGTGGCCAGGGACCTTTTGCTGGTAAGACTTGTGCAAATAAGAAGAAGATTGAACCATGGCAG GTAGTGCATTATCTGAAAAACGTTAATTTCACTACCAAGAATGGAgagaatgtttattttgatgagAATGGGGATCCGACTGCAAGATATGCATTAGTTAACTTGCAACGCAATAAAGAGAGCATCACACACTGTGTTACAGTTGGTCTCTATGATGCATCTTTACCAGAAGGACAACAGTTTATTATGAATAACGTCAGTATTGTTTGGGCAGGTGGTCAGGATAAG GCGCCtaaatcagtgtgcagtgagagctgtcctccaggcactcggaaggctgttcagaaaggaaagcctgtttgttgctttgactgCATACCATGTGCTGAAGGAGAAATCAGCAATCAGACAG ATGCTATTGATTGTATGAAGTGCCATCTGGAATACAGGTcgaacaaccaaaaaaaccaatgTATCTTAAAAGCCACTGAATTCCTATCATTTGGAGAAATCATGGGGATGTTGCTGATGATCCTTTCATTGATTGGGGCTTGTTTAACCACTGCTATAGctattgttttctttcaattcaGAGATACCCCCATTGTTAAAGCTAATAACTCTGAACTCAGTTTCctccttctgttttcattagcactgtgtttcctttgttcactTACTTTCATTGGCCAGCCCTCTGAGTGGTCCTGTATGTTGCGCCACACTGCCTTTGGAATCACATTTGTCCTGTGCATCTCTTGTGTTCTGGGGAAAACAATAGTTGTGTTAATGGCGTTTAGGTCTATACTTCCTGGTAATAATATGATGAAATGGTTTGGGCCCGTCCAGCAGCGGCTAACTCTTTTtgcattcacattcattcagGCCTTAATTTGCACTCTTTGGTTAATAATATCCCCTCCgtttccaaacaaaaacatgaactctTTCAAAGACAGAATCATTTTAGAATGTGACctgggatctgcagcagcattttatgcTGTGTTAGGGTATATTGGGTTTCTTGCTGCCATGTGCTTTGTGCTCGCTTTTCTGGCTCGTAACCTGCCAGATAACTTTAATGAagctaaatacattacatttagcatgCTCATATTCTGTGCTGTTTGGATCACTTTCATCCCAGCTTACATCAGTTCACCTGGGAAGTACACAGTTGCTGTagaaatatttgcaattttagCTTCCAGCTTTGGTTTGCTCTTCTGTATTTTTGCTcctaaatgttatattatattatttaagcctgagaagaatacaaaaaaacatttgatgggaAAAGGGCCCTCGaaatcactttga